In Nostoc sp. UHCC 0926, a single genomic region encodes these proteins:
- a CDS encoding aminopeptidase P family protein: MLIQQTSTSLVDTLRLRRQQLANLIDFPVILWSGSNNPRNFPANLLPFRASSHFLYFAGLPLSKAAIRLEAGKLELFIDDPSPSSALWHGETPTREEIAQKIGADVARPMAELESWVEDAATLAVQDAATWTQQSQLLNRWVLPQSPPQEIDLELAKAIVSLRLTHDDAALTQLRKAAAVTVEAHKVGMAATPKAKLEAEVRAAMEGVIITHNMTTSYNSIVTVHGEVLHNEHYHNPLQPGDLLLADVGAETEMGWAGDVTRTWPVSGKFSSTQRDIYNVVLAAHDACIAKIHPGVEYGDIHLLAATVIAEGLVELGILQGNPQDLVEMDAHALFFPHGIGHLLGLDVHDMEDLGDLAGYEEGRERSDRFGLGYLRLNRPLRPGMLVTIEPGFYQVPAILNDANVRSKYQNVVTWQRLSEFADVRGIRIEDDVLVTEVGSEVLTAALPNSASAVEDLVSC, translated from the coding sequence ATGCTTATCCAACAAACTTCTACTTCCCTGGTGGATACTTTACGTCTCCGACGGCAACAACTAGCCAACCTGATTGATTTTCCAGTAATTCTGTGGTCAGGTAGCAACAATCCGCGCAACTTTCCAGCAAATCTTCTTCCGTTTCGCGCTAGCAGTCATTTCCTCTACTTTGCCGGACTGCCATTATCAAAGGCGGCAATTCGTCTAGAAGCGGGTAAGCTAGAACTATTCATCGACGATCCATCACCCAGCAGCGCCCTTTGGCATGGAGAAACGCCAACGCGCGAGGAAATAGCCCAGAAGATTGGGGCGGATGTGGCTCGACCAATGGCAGAATTAGAGTCTTGGGTAGAAGATGCCGCCACACTTGCTGTACAAGATGCAGCGACTTGGACGCAACAATCGCAGCTATTAAATAGATGGGTGTTACCACAAAGTCCTCCCCAAGAAATTGACTTGGAGTTAGCGAAGGCGATCGTTTCTCTCCGCCTCACTCATGATGATGCTGCATTAACCCAGTTGCGAAAAGCGGCAGCTGTCACTGTAGAAGCGCACAAAGTTGGTATGGCAGCAACACCAAAAGCGAAGCTGGAAGCAGAAGTTCGGGCAGCGATGGAAGGGGTAATTATTACCCACAATATGACCACCTCATACAACAGTATTGTCACCGTTCATGGCGAAGTTTTGCATAACGAACACTATCACAATCCCTTACAACCAGGTGACTTACTGCTTGCCGATGTTGGCGCTGAAACTGAGATGGGTTGGGCAGGTGATGTAACTCGTACGTGGCCAGTTTCCGGGAAGTTTTCATCGACCCAGAGAGATATTTATAATGTTGTACTAGCAGCCCATGATGCTTGCATTGCCAAAATACACCCTGGTGTAGAATATGGGGATATTCATTTGCTAGCTGCTACAGTTATCGCTGAGGGTTTAGTAGAGTTAGGCATTTTACAAGGAAATCCCCAAGATTTAGTAGAAATGGATGCCCACGCGCTGTTTTTCCCTCATGGAATCGGTCATCTACTGGGTTTAGATGTCCATGATATGGAAGATTTGGGCGATTTAGCAGGGTATGAAGAGGGACGGGAAAGGAGCGATCGCTTTGGCTTAGGCTACCTGCGTTTAAATCGTCCTTTGCGTCCAGGAATGTTAGTCACAATTGAACCTGGTTTTTATCAAGTACCAGCAATTTTAAATGATGCCAATGTTCGCTCAAAATATCAGAATGTGGTGACTTGGCAGCGTTTATCTGAATTTGCCGATGTCCGCGGAATCCGCATCGAAGATGATGTATTAGTCACTGAAGTAGGTAGCGAAGTTTTAACAGCCGCATTACCAAATAGTGCCAGTGCTGTGGAAGATTTAGTGAGTTGTTAA
- a CDS encoding PhzF family phenazine biosynthesis protein — protein sequence MRQIITQVDAFTNTPFAGNPAAVCVLPTPQDERWMQNVAQEMNLSETAFLVRQDDGFNLRWFTPTVEVPLCGHATLASAHVLWSEGHLSPNEAARFYTKSGVLIAKLQGEWIKLDFPVNHSQETIAPPELREALGVPYKSVLQNSLGYLVELESEDLVRQMQPNFQLLKTLPVSDVIVTSIASLDLNYDFVSRFFAPGVGINEDPVTGAAHCCLAPFWRDRLHKDELLAYQASSRGGVVKVSYTGGDRVFLAGQAVTVMRGELITN from the coding sequence ATGAGACAAATCATTACTCAGGTTGATGCTTTCACCAATACACCTTTCGCAGGGAATCCTGCTGCTGTCTGTGTTTTGCCTACTCCCCAAGACGAACGCTGGATGCAGAACGTAGCGCAGGAGATGAATTTATCTGAGACGGCTTTTTTAGTTAGACAGGATGATGGCTTCAATCTGCGTTGGTTTACGCCCACGGTGGAAGTACCGCTTTGTGGTCACGCAACCTTAGCTAGTGCCCATGTACTTTGGTCAGAGGGACATTTGTCACCGAATGAAGCTGCGCGTTTCTACACCAAAAGCGGAGTGCTGATTGCAAAGTTGCAAGGTGAGTGGATTAAGTTAGATTTTCCTGTGAATCACTCACAAGAAACGATCGCTCCTCCAGAACTCAGGGAGGCTTTGGGTGTACCATACAAATCTGTCTTGCAGAATTCACTAGGTTATTTAGTGGAATTGGAATCGGAAGACTTGGTACGGCAAATGCAGCCTAATTTTCAACTCCTAAAAACGTTGCCTGTTTCTGATGTTATAGTCACCAGCATTGCTTCTTTAGATTTAAATTATGATTTCGTCTCTCGCTTCTTTGCACCAGGAGTAGGTATTAATGAAGACCCCGTTACTGGGGCTGCCCATTGTTGCCTTGCTCCCTTTTGGCGCGATCGCTTGCACAAAGATGAGTTATTGGCTTATCAAGCATCTAGTCGCGGTGGGGTAGTGAAAGTATCCTATACAGGAGGCGATCGCGTCTTTCTCGCCGGACAAGCTGTAACTGTTATGCGAGGTGAGTTAATTACAAACTAG
- a CDS encoding DUF29 domain-containing protein: MTPIPKSAAQLYEIDFVAWTEQTVQLIRAGQFEQVDWDAVIEEIENLGRSDRRELKSRLEVLLQHLLKLPYQSSLQSGSGQNTINEQRNRIIDLLQESPSLKSYPEEVLAQCYHRGLKAASNETELPIDTFPVKCPYPIALVLDAEFLPASL; encoded by the coding sequence ATGACCCCGATTCCAAAAAGCGCAGCCCAGTTGTATGAAATAGACTTTGTAGCATGGACAGAACAGACTGTACAACTCATTCGGGCTGGACAATTTGAACAGGTAGACTGGGATGCTGTGATTGAGGAGATTGAAAACTTGGGACGCTCAGATCGGCGGGAATTGAAAAGCCGGTTGGAAGTATTATTACAGCATTTGCTGAAGTTGCCTTATCAGTCTAGTTTGCAGAGTGGCTCCGGGCAAAATACGATTAATGAGCAACGCAACCGGATTATAGATTTGTTACAAGAGAGTCCCAGCCTCAAGTCCTATCCAGAAGAAGTTTTAGCCCAATGTTACCATCGGGGATTGAAAGCTGCTAGTAATGAAACTGAACTACCAATAGATACGTTTCCAGTGAAATGTCCTTATCCCATTGCCCTAGTTCTCGATGCTGAGTTTTTGCCGGCTAGTTTGTAA
- a CDS encoding GH116 family glycosyl hydrolase, with the protein MTNQLSPEIPSCTWSRPIGLGWDKPYTVRYASNIDDGPWHGMPLGGFGAGCIGRSSRGNFNLWHIDGGEHTFKNVPACQFSVFESNGTSSQAYALSTQAPEDGTLKAWQWYPTLPATKGTGNYHALYPRSWFVYENVFQAQLTCEQFSPIWAGNYQETSYPVAIFLWNAHNPTDAPITLSIMLTWQNMVGWFTNALKSPQVRVRDDGSPVYEYQPRWGESQGNYNQIVENTQQFGCVLSRIGSDEPLKEGDGTWCIATLKHPQVEVFHHTHWNPEGTGDQVWQSFAKDGSLPNNIDANPVVEGEQLGAAMATPAAGIALRFTLQPGETLEIPFVLAWDLPITEFAAGVNYYRRYTDFFDKSGNNAWAIASTALQEYQTWRSQIQTWQKPILDREDLPNWFKMALFNELYDLTSGGTLWSAASELDPIGQFAVLECLDYRWYESLDVRLYGSFALLMLFPELEKSVMRAFARAIPEGDDTPRIIGYYMTIKAESPIAVRKVVGATPHDLGAPNEHVWEKTNYTSYQDCNLWKDLGSDFVLQVYRDFLLTGADDVEFLADCWNAIVQTLDYLKTFDLDGDGIPENSGAPDQTFDDWRLQGVSAYCGGLWLSALQAAIAISDVLLTHNLGDLGVLAVQKSTYEAWLHQSLPIYQEKLWNGQYYKLDSESGSDVVMADQLCGQFYARLLDLPDIVPSDRALSALKTVYDACFLKFCNGEFGAANGVRPDGSPENPKATHPLEVWTGINFGLAAFLVQMGMKDEAFRLTQAVVQQIYDNGLQFRTPEAITAAGTFRASTYLRAMAIWGIYLVIS; encoded by the coding sequence ATGACAAATCAACTCTCTCCAGAAATTCCCTCTTGCACTTGGAGCCGTCCCATCGGTTTAGGCTGGGACAAACCTTATACCGTCCGCTACGCAAGTAATATCGATGATGGCCCTTGGCATGGTATGCCTTTAGGTGGCTTTGGTGCAGGTTGCATCGGTCGTTCTTCACGAGGAAACTTTAACCTCTGGCACATCGACGGTGGTGAGCATACCTTCAAAAACGTTCCTGCTTGTCAATTCAGTGTATTTGAATCCAATGGCACATCTTCCCAAGCCTACGCTTTATCTACGCAAGCGCCAGAAGATGGCACTCTCAAGGCTTGGCAGTGGTATCCGACACTTCCCGCCACAAAAGGGACGGGTAATTATCACGCGCTCTACCCACGTAGCTGGTTTGTGTATGAAAATGTATTTCAAGCACAGTTGACATGTGAGCAATTTTCCCCAATATGGGCAGGAAATTACCAAGAAACTAGCTACCCTGTGGCGATATTTCTTTGGAATGCTCACAACCCTACAGATGCACCGATTACTCTCAGCATCATGCTCACTTGGCAAAATATGGTGGGCTGGTTTACAAATGCCCTCAAATCTCCCCAAGTGCGGGTGCGCGATGATGGGAGTCCGGTTTACGAATACCAACCGCGCTGGGGCGAAAGTCAAGGAAACTATAACCAAATAGTTGAAAATACACAACAGTTTGGCTGTGTTTTAAGTCGGATTGGTAGTGATGAACCTTTGAAGGAAGGAGATGGAACTTGGTGTATTGCGACGCTGAAGCATCCCCAAGTGGAAGTATTTCACCACACCCATTGGAATCCTGAAGGTACGGGTGATCAAGTGTGGCAAAGCTTTGCTAAAGATGGTTCTTTACCCAATAATATAGATGCAAATCCAGTAGTAGAAGGTGAACAATTAGGGGCTGCGATGGCTACGCCGGCCGCAGGCATCGCACTCCGTTTCACTCTCCAACCAGGGGAAACTCTCGAAATCCCCTTTGTCCTCGCTTGGGATTTGCCCATTACAGAATTTGCCGCTGGAGTCAACTATTATCGCAGATACACAGACTTTTTTGATAAAAGTGGAAATAATGCTTGGGCGATCGCATCTACTGCCTTACAAGAATATCAAACCTGGCGATCGCAAATTCAAACTTGGCAAAAACCCATTCTCGACCGGGAAGATTTACCCAACTGGTTTAAGATGGCTCTATTTAATGAGCTTTATGACCTCACCAGTGGCGGTACTCTCTGGAGTGCAGCATCGGAACTTGACCCCATCGGTCAGTTTGCAGTGCTAGAGTGCTTAGATTACCGTTGGTATGAAAGTTTAGATGTGCGGTTATACGGCTCTTTTGCCCTACTGATGCTGTTTCCAGAACTAGAAAAATCGGTAATGCGGGCATTTGCAAGGGCGATTCCTGAAGGTGATGATACACCCCGAATCATTGGCTATTACATGACAATTAAGGCAGAAAGTCCGATCGCCGTTCGCAAAGTTGTAGGTGCAACACCCCACGATTTAGGCGCACCGAATGAACATGTTTGGGAGAAAACCAACTACACCAGTTATCAAGACTGCAATTTGTGGAAGGATTTGGGTAGTGATTTTGTCTTGCAAGTATACCGCGATTTTTTGCTCACGGGTGCTGACGATGTAGAATTTTTAGCAGATTGCTGGAATGCGATCGTTCAAACCCTCGACTACCTGAAAACCTTTGACCTTGATGGCGATGGAATTCCCGAAAATTCTGGTGCGCCTGACCAAACCTTTGATGATTGGCGGTTGCAGGGTGTCAGCGCCTATTGTGGTGGGTTGTGGTTGTCAGCGCTACAAGCTGCGATCGCAATTAGTGATGTTCTATTAACTCACAACCTTGGCGACCTTGGCGTCTTGGCGGTTCAAAAATCCACCTATGAAGCTTGGTTACACCAATCTCTTCCTATTTACCAAGAAAAACTTTGGAATGGGCAATATTACAAACTCGATAGTGAAAGTGGTTCCGATGTGGTGATGGCAGATCAATTATGCGGACAATTCTACGCCCGACTACTGGACTTACCTGATATTGTACCGAGCGATCGCGCCCTCTCTGCCCTAAAAACTGTTTATGATGCCTGCTTTTTGAAATTCTGCAATGGTGAATTTGGTGCTGCTAATGGTGTTCGTCCTGACGGTTCACCAGAAAACCCCAAAGCTACTCATCCCCTGGAAGTCTGGACGGGGATAAACTTTGGGCTGGCGGCTTTTCTTGTGCAAATGGGAATGAAAGATGAAGCGTTTCGGTTGACGCAAGCTGTGGTGCAGCAAATTTATGACAATGGTCTGCAATTTCGCACGCCTGAAGCTATCACCGCAGCTGGTACTTTCCGCGCTAGCACTTACTTACGGGCAATGGCGATTTGGGGAATTTACTTAGTTATTAGTTGA
- a CDS encoding cysteine peptidase family C39 domain-containing protein — protein MLIFPRLRSQSKTRLWRAYAFILQQQSSSDCGAAYLAMISQYWDIRLNHYNLRNLARVGRRGGSLHGLAEVAQTLGYEVLLVRASLSKLDSYYNLWIAHWQAIDYIVAWRVKGDRILISDPAIGKDWLSRPEFEASWTGYVLLLDPTENFNAPKGEKLFLGCYWQTLWHYQKLLRQIILTSLLVEVFRLATLLSTQVIIDQVMNVKSFFTLNIFAIGFMIWDEATSALDIESERQFQQNLTQINQACITFIMSTISLF, from the coding sequence TTGCTAATATTTCCCAGACTACGTTCACAATCAAAAACTAGGCTATGGCGTGCCTATGCTTTTATACTACAACAGCAAAGTTCATCAGATTGTGGCGCTGCGTATTTGGCAATGATTAGCCAATACTGGGACATACGCTTAAACCACTACAATTTGCGTAACTTAGCACGGGTAGGTCGTAGAGGTGGATCTCTCCACGGTTTAGCAGAAGTAGCCCAAACTTTGGGATATGAAGTGCTATTAGTCAGGGCGAGTCTTAGCAAGCTGGACTCATATTATAACCTGTGGATAGCTCATTGGCAAGCAATTGATTATATAGTTGCCTGGCGAGTTAAAGGCGATCGCATATTGATTAGCGATCCAGCCATCGGCAAGGACTGGCTTTCGCGTCCAGAGTTTGAAGCTAGCTGGACAGGATATGTCCTACTTTTAGACCCCACGGAAAACTTTAATGCCCCCAAAGGTGAGAAACTCTTCTTAGGTTGCTATTGGCAAACATTGTGGCATTACCAAAAATTACTTAGACAAATTATTCTTACTTCATTACTGGTAGAAGTTTTTAGGTTGGCGACTCTCCTATCTACTCAGGTCATTATCGACCAAGTAATGAATGTAAAAAGCTTCTTTACCCTGAACATCTTTGCGATCGGCTTCATGATTTGGGATGAAGCAACTAGCGCCCTCGATATCGAGTCGGAACGCCAATTTCAACAGAACTTAACCCAGATTAATCAAGCTTGTATCACCTTCATCATGTCAACTATATCCTTGTTCTAG
- a CDS encoding HetP family heterocyst commitment protein, giving the protein MNQDIASISSNIDKTVKAQQFDKVVEAILAGKYSWACVLMLRFAGYNPLHYIPYRTYNRLLKENSKASRTNQQQSENLKMLKHANDSISDSNGSSSCLSKIKDRAYLEVVGKQKTEIHGGSLDQRFAQQINDHQSMKSQLKPESTQEISLKRCGSN; this is encoded by the coding sequence ATGAATCAAGACATTGCGAGCATTAGTAGTAACATAGATAAGACGGTGAAAGCTCAACAATTTGACAAAGTAGTTGAAGCAATTCTTGCTGGAAAATATTCCTGGGCATGTGTTTTAATGCTGCGATTTGCTGGCTATAATCCTCTCCATTACATTCCATATCGTACCTATAATCGATTGCTAAAAGAAAACTCTAAAGCCAGTAGGACAAATCAACAGCAAAGTGAAAATCTCAAAATGCTGAAACATGCTAATGATTCAATATCTGATAGTAATGGATCATCAAGCTGCTTAAGCAAAATCAAAGACCGAGCTTATCTGGAAGTAGTTGGAAAACAAAAAACAGAAATTCATGGTGGTAGTTTAGATCAGAGATTTGCACAGCAAATTAACGATCATCAATCAATGAAATCGCAATTAAAACCAGAAAGCACTCAAGAGATTTCCTTGAAACGTTGTGGATCTAATTAA
- the rpe gene encoding ribulose-phosphate 3-epimerase: MTQNRSQKPIVIAPSILSADFSRLGDEIRAIDAAGADWIHVDVMDGRFVPNITIGPLIVEAIRPITTKPLDVHLMIVEPEKYVEDFAKAGADHITVHCEHNASPHLHRTLGQIKELGKKAGVVLNPGSPLELIEYVLDLCDLVLIMSVNPGFGGQSFIPGVLPKIRKLRQMCDERGLDPWIEVDGGLKANNTWQVLEAGANAVVAGSAVFNAKDYAEAITSIRNSKRPTPELAKV; encoded by the coding sequence ATGACCCAAAACCGATCTCAAAAGCCCATTGTAATTGCTCCATCTATCCTATCAGCCGATTTTAGTCGTCTGGGTGACGAAATTCGCGCCATAGACGCGGCTGGAGCAGATTGGATTCATGTTGATGTAATGGACGGTCGTTTTGTACCCAATATTACGATAGGTCCTCTGATTGTGGAGGCGATTCGTCCGATTACGACCAAGCCACTAGATGTCCACTTGATGATTGTGGAGCCAGAAAAGTATGTAGAGGATTTTGCTAAGGCGGGTGCCGATCATATCACCGTACACTGCGAGCATAATGCTTCTCCACACCTGCACCGCACCTTGGGGCAAATTAAAGAACTTGGTAAGAAAGCTGGAGTTGTACTTAATCCTGGTAGCCCTCTAGAGCTAATTGAATATGTTCTAGATTTGTGCGATTTAGTACTGATTATGAGCGTCAATCCTGGTTTTGGTGGTCAAAGTTTTATCCCTGGTGTATTACCTAAAATCCGCAAGCTGCGTCAAATGTGTGATGAGCGCGGTCTTGACCCTTGGATTGAAGTGGATGGAGGACTGAAGGCAAATAATACCTGGCAAGTTTTGGAAGCGGGAGCTAATGCAGTTGTCGCCGGTTCAGCTGTATTTAACGCTAAGGATTATGCTGAGGCTATTACATCAATTCGCAACAGCAAGCGTCCTACGCCAGAATTAGCCAAGGTTTAA
- a CDS encoding S8 family serine peptidase: MTKKLTWIIWGLSASCLSAPVIASALESTLGTNGIDALKLHQSPYNLIGRKIAIGQVEIGRPGMFGWDKAVSKNRAISLAAVFLRDGPAKSNTGVDPHAYNVAGVMVSHDKALPGVAPGARLYSSAVGSTKNMGQPEECLSAQHVALQNSGDVRAINFSFGEPLSRDPRPEATLDGNALLTLCVDWSSRVHDVLYAIAGNQGKGGIPIPTDNFNGVNVAFSSRRGGVFNKVDVANLAGANQGVSGKLVGREFDLNGRRAISLVAPGNNIPLLNPDGKLNKVTGTSFAAPQVTATVALLQEFADRQMRTKQPHWSIDSRHHQVMKAVLLNSADKIQDSGDGLRLGMSRTLIDKQNQNWLDSDAYKDPKIPLDAQMGAGHLNAFRAYQQFSAGQWQPSSVVPAIGWDYHTVNAGASVDYVLAKPLKQSSFVAITLSWDRLVELNDKNKNQQYDVGENFRDRGLNNLDLYLVKADAQNSDAGAVCSSISQIDSVEHIFCPVAATGNYKIRVQFRQKLNEATQPYSLAWWSVPIN; the protein is encoded by the coding sequence ATGACTAAAAAACTAACCTGGATAATTTGGGGATTAAGTGCTTCTTGTCTGAGTGCGCCGGTAATTGCTTCAGCTTTAGAATCTACTCTGGGAACTAACGGTATTGATGCTCTGAAGCTACACCAATCTCCTTATAATTTAATCGGTCGTAAGATTGCTATTGGTCAAGTGGAAATTGGCCGACCGGGAATGTTTGGTTGGGATAAGGCGGTGTCTAAAAATCGCGCCATATCTTTAGCGGCAGTATTTTTACGTGATGGACCAGCTAAATCAAATACTGGTGTTGACCCCCACGCTTACAATGTCGCTGGTGTGATGGTGAGTCATGACAAAGCTTTGCCGGGAGTTGCTCCGGGAGCGCGACTGTATTCGTCTGCGGTGGGTTCCACTAAAAACATGGGTCAGCCAGAAGAGTGCTTATCGGCCCAGCACGTAGCGTTACAAAATAGTGGCGATGTCCGTGCGATTAACTTTAGCTTTGGTGAACCTCTAAGCCGCGATCCTAGACCAGAGGCGACTTTAGACGGCAATGCTTTACTAACTTTATGTGTTGACTGGTCTAGTCGCGTTCATGATGTTTTGTATGCGATCGCAGGTAATCAGGGTAAGGGCGGTATTCCCATTCCTACAGATAATTTTAACGGAGTGAACGTGGCTTTTTCATCCCGCAGAGGGGGAGTTTTTAACAAAGTAGACGTGGCTAATCTGGCGGGTGCTAACCAAGGAGTGAGTGGAAAGCTAGTTGGAAGAGAATTTGATCTTAATGGGCGTCGCGCTATCAGTTTAGTTGCTCCTGGTAATAACATTCCCTTGCTCAATCCAGATGGCAAATTGAATAAGGTCACGGGGACAAGTTTTGCCGCACCTCAAGTTACAGCTACTGTTGCTCTGTTGCAGGAATTTGCTGACCGACAGATGCGGACAAAACAACCCCACTGGAGCATCGATTCTCGTCATCATCAAGTGATGAAAGCTGTATTGCTGAATTCAGCAGACAAAATCCAAGATAGTGGTGATGGCTTGCGGTTGGGAATGAGCCGGACGCTAATTGATAAACAAAATCAAAACTGGCTAGATTCTGATGCTTATAAAGATCCTAAGATTCCCTTAGATGCCCAAATGGGAGCGGGTCATTTGAACGCATTTCGCGCTTATCAACAATTTAGTGCTGGTCAATGGCAGCCATCATCTGTGGTGCCGGCTATTGGTTGGGATTATCATACAGTCAACGCTGGAGCGTCTGTTGACTATGTGTTAGCAAAACCATTAAAGCAGAGCAGTTTTGTTGCTATTACCCTAAGTTGGGATCGATTGGTAGAACTCAATGATAAAAATAAAAACCAGCAATATGACGTGGGCGAAAATTTTCGCGATCGCGGTTTGAATAATCTCGACCTATACTTAGTAAAAGCTGATGCTCAAAATTCAGATGCTGGTGCTGTTTGCTCCTCAATCAGCCAAATCGATAGTGTAGAACATATTTTCTGCCCGGTTGCTGCTACTGGCAATTACAAAATCCGTGTCCAGTTTCGGCAAAAGCTCAATGAAGCGACTCAACCCTATAGTTTAGCTTGGTGGAGTGTACCTATCAATTGA
- a CDS encoding serpin family protein, whose product MIRQKYSSVRENFMQRRYGVSLGRRYALAAASVVLFSVLGYSQVDSNKSALAQSSLPQPETPSQKKTLKTDTKILESTNKFGFKLFSELLKSDNGKKNVFISPSSVAIALAMTYNGASGSTQLAIAKTLELQGMNLEEINSSYKAALKQLLDNSDPKVQLKIANSLWANKNVSFRPDFLQRTQDFYQAKVSNLNFQDPAAPSIINNWVKENTNGKIDQIIQKIEPSQVLFLINAIYFKGKWSKEFDKNQTAQYPFYITSGKQKQHPMMSQDGDYRYYESKQFQAVSLPYGKDGKFSFYIFLPKQNSNLKAFYQNLNVENWDKWMTQFSEQKGFIRLPRFKTDYDVTLNDALKTLGMEEAFSDKANFSGMGKNFAISEVKHKTFVEVNEEGTEAAAVTSVGIRTTALRQEPEPFRMIVDRPFFCAIRDNQTGRVLFMGSIIDPQ is encoded by the coding sequence ATGATTCGGCAGAAATATAGTAGTGTGAGAGAAAATTTCATGCAAAGACGTTATGGTGTGAGTCTAGGCAGACGTTATGCTCTGGCAGCTGCAAGTGTTGTTCTATTTAGTGTATTAGGGTATTCTCAAGTCGATAGTAATAAAAGTGCCCTTGCCCAATCTAGTTTACCTCAGCCAGAAACTCCATCGCAAAAAAAAACACTCAAGACTGATACAAAAATCCTTGAGTCTACCAATAAGTTTGGCTTCAAACTATTTTCAGAACTTCTGAAAAGTGATAATGGTAAGAAGAATGTTTTTATCTCACCTTCAAGTGTCGCGATCGCTCTAGCTATGACCTACAATGGCGCGAGTGGCTCGACTCAACTAGCGATCGCAAAAACCCTGGAATTACAGGGGATGAATCTGGAAGAAATCAACTCTTCTTACAAGGCAGCATTAAAGCAGCTTTTAGACAATTCAGATCCAAAAGTACAACTGAAGATTGCTAACTCACTTTGGGCAAATAAAAATGTTAGCTTTCGGCCAGACTTCCTCCAAAGAACGCAGGATTTCTATCAAGCTAAGGTCAGCAATTTAAATTTTCAAGATCCCGCAGCGCCTAGTATTATCAATAACTGGGTAAAAGAGAATACTAATGGCAAAATCGATCAGATAATTCAAAAAATTGAACCAAGTCAGGTGTTGTTTCTGATAAATGCCATATATTTTAAAGGAAAATGGAGCAAAGAATTTGATAAAAATCAAACTGCTCAATACCCTTTTTACATCACATCTGGCAAACAAAAACAACACCCGATGATGTCACAGGACGGTGACTATAGATACTATGAAAGCAAACAATTTCAGGCAGTTAGTTTACCTTACGGCAAAGATGGTAAATTCAGTTTTTATATTTTTCTGCCGAAACAGAACTCTAACCTCAAAGCCTTCTATCAAAACTTGAATGTTGAGAACTGGGATAAATGGATGACTCAGTTCAGCGAACAAAAAGGGTTTATTCGTTTACCCCGCTTCAAAACAGATTACGACGTTACACTCAATGATGCCTTGAAAACTTTAGGCATGGAAGAGGCTTTCAGCGACAAAGCCAATTTTTCCGGCATGGGTAAAAATTTTGCCATTAGCGAAGTTAAGCATAAAACTTTTGTGGAAGTGAACGAAGAAGGCACGGAAGCGGCTGCGGTTACTTCAGTGGGTATAAGAACAACAGCTTTGAGGCAGGAACCAGAACCATTCCGAATGATTGTTGACCGTCCCTTCTTCTGTGCAATTAGAGATAATCAGACGGGAAGGGTTTTGTTTATGGGTTCGATCATTGACCCACAGTAA